The following are encoded together in the Daucus carota subsp. sativus chromosome 5, DH1 v3.0, whole genome shotgun sequence genome:
- the LOC108222371 gene encoding aspartic proteinase nepenthesin-1 produces MAFSPFLVLITFLFLLTSSLSLSSPPLKIHLTHLHSSQNYSKLQLLQHALARSKARVERLSMMATMQSPVFSGQGEFLMNISIGTPPKPFSAILDTGSDLIWTQCSPCTKCFDQPTPVFDPKNSSSYSAIPCSSQLCKDMNIFRCDNGCKYLYTYGDQSSSQGYMAMETFTFLDSTNSKPMSVPNIGFGCGVNNQGSGFGQGSGLVGLGRGPLSLISQLGFKKFSYCLTSIGDNKTSSLLLGSLADFNYSTSSSYAKWTPLIQSSYQPTFYYLDLQGISVGETLLPISDSLFKLREDGSGGMIIDSGTTISYIQEDAFEMLKKEFSSQMMLRVTKSDSGGLDLCFDLPTNDISEIKVPKLKFHFKGVDLELPVENYMIADINMGLVCLGMAASNSMSILGNVQQQNFLVLHDLETESLSFVPTQCDQL; encoded by the coding sequence ATGGCCTTTTCACCATTCCTTGTACTCATCACATTCCTTTTCCTCCTAACATCATCACTATCACTATCTTCCCCACCATTAAAAATCCATCTTACACACCTTCATTCCTCTCAAAACTACTCAAAACTCCAGCTCCTCCAACATGCACTTGCACGTAGCAAAGCCCGCGTGGAAAGGCTGTCGATGATGGCCACCATGCAGTCCCCTGTTTTTTCCGGCCAGGGGGAGTTCTTGATGAACATTTCTATTGGCACGCCACCTAAGCCATTCTCTGCTATACTTGACACAGGCAGTGATCTCATATGGACACAGTGTAGTCCATGCACCAAGTGTTTTGATCAGCCTACTCCAGTTTTCGACCCGAAAAACTCCTCTTCCTACTCTGCCATTCCTTGTTCTAGTCAATTATGCAAGGACATGAACATTTTTAGGTGTGATAATGGATGCAAGTATCTCTACACTTATGGTGATCAGTCATCTTCACAAGGCTACATGGCTATGGAGACTTTTACTTTTCTTGATTCGACGAATAGCAAACCCATGTCTGTCCCTAATATAGGGTTTGGATGTGGTGTCAACAATCAAGGATCAGGGTTCGGACAGGGCTCGGGTTTGGTTGGATTAGGCCGCGGTCCATTGTCACTCATTTCACAATTAGGGTTCAAAAAATTTTCATACTGTTTGACTTCAATTGGTGATAACAAAACAAGTAGCCTTCTTTTGGGGTCTCTGGCTGATTTCAACTATTCAACTAGCAGCAGTTATGCAAAATGGACTCCTCTGATACAGAGTTCCTATCAGCCTACTTTCTATTATCTTGATCTGCAGGGAATTAGTGTTGGAGAGACCCTGTTGCCTATATCAGATTCTTTGTTCAAGTTGCGAGAAGATGGTAGTGGGGGGATGATAATCGATTCTGGGACTACTATAAGTTATATCCAAGAAGATGCATTTGAGATGCTCAAGAAAGAGTTTAGTTCACAAATGATGCTCAGGGTCACGAAATCAGATTCTGGTGGGCTTGATCTGTGTTTCGATTTGCCAACGAATGATATATCTGAGATTAAGGTTCCCAAACTCAAGTTTCATTTTAAAGGTGTGGATTTGGAGTTGCCGGTTGAGAATTATATGATTGCTGATATCAATATGGGACTGGTGTGCTTAGGAATGGCAGCTTCAAATTCGATGTCTATACTGGGAAATGTGCAGCAGCAGAATTTCTTGGTTCTTCATGATCTTGAGACTGAGAGCTTATCATTTGTTCCAACTCAGTGTGATCAGTTGTaa
- the LOC108220460 gene encoding lysM domain-containing GPI-anchored protein 1: MANKNPIFLFFPTMLFLFNLPCITPKSTIEPCSTSDSCNSLLGYTLYTDLKVSEVASLFQIDPIYLLTANAIDISYPDVENHILPSQLFLKIPIICSCVDGIRKSVSTRYKTRPLDTLSLIADSIYGGLVSADQLREANSNSVSDPSLLDVGETLVVPLPCTCFNGTDNYLPAIYMSYVVRTVDTLSSIASRYSTTITDLMTVNAMGGPDIKDGDILAIPLSACPSDFPRYASDYALTVPNGSYAITAGHCVQCSCVSGSKNLYCMPASLAVSCSSMQCKNSNLMLGNITMQQSSAGCNVTSCNYGGFVNGTIITILSASLQPRCPGPQVFPPLIAPPTVVGPDSLFSPAPSPIQSAGPGATIPKTVVPSTGTVQGYPPANGPTGSFSGSNSGSPSLVNNFARIPLALVLAFFLYAVTSYSL; the protein is encoded by the exons ATGGCtaataaaaatcccatctttctcttttttccCACTATGTTGTTTCTGTTTAATTTACCTTGTATAACCCCCAAGTCCACTATTGAGCCTTGCTCAACCTCAGATTCTTGCAACTCTTTACTTGGCTACACTTTGTACACAGACCTCAAAGTCTCTGAGGTGGCTTCTCTCTTCCAAATTGACCCAATATATCTCCTCACAGCCAATGCCATTGACATTTCTTACCCAGATGTTGAGAACCACATCCTCCCCTCTCAGCTCTTCCTCAAAATCCCCATTATATGTTCTTGTGTTGATGGTATTCGAAAATCTGTTTCCACGCGTTACAAGACTAGGCCTTTGGACACTCTTTCGCTTATTGCTGATTCCATTTATGGGGGTCTTGTGTCTGCTGATCAACTCAGAGAGGCTAATAGTAATTCTGTGTCTGATCCCTCCCTGCTTGATGTCGGTGAGACCCTTGTTGTTCCTTTGCCTTGTACTTGTTTTAATGGCACTGATAATTATTTGCCTGCTATTTACATGTCTTATGTGGTGAGAACTGTGGATACATTGTCGAGTATTGCATCTAGGTATTCAACTACCATTACTGATTTAATGACTGTCAATGCAATGGGCGGTCCGGATATTAAGGATGGTGATATTCTTGCTATACCACTTTCAG CTTGTCCATCTGACTTTCCAAGATATGCCTCGGATTATGCCCTGACGGTGCCAAATGGAAGTTATGCCATAACTGCAGGCCATTGTGTGCAATGCAGTTGCGTCTCCGGGAGTAAGAA TTTATACTGCATGCCAGCTTCTTTGGCGGTTTCCTGTTCTAGCATGCAATGCAAAAACAGCAATCTTATGCTTGGAAACATTACAATGCAACAGAGTAGTGCTGGCTGCAATGTTACTTCTTGTAATTACGGGGGATTTGTCAACGGAACCATTATCACTAT ATTGTCTGCATCCCTGCAACCTCGATGCCCAG GACCCCAAGTTTTTCCGCCACTTATAGCTCCGCCTACTGTAGTTGGCCCAGACTCATTATTTTCTCCAGCACCTTCACCTATTCAATCTGCTGGTCCTGGAGCAACAATACCAAAAACCGTGGTGCCTTCAACTGGGACAGTCCAAGGATACCCTCCTGCAAATGGCCCAACAGGAAGCTTCTCAGGTAGCAACTCTGGGTCGCCCTCTTTAGTGAATAACTTTGCGCGTATTCCGCTTGCATTAGTATTGGCTTTCTTTTTATATGCAGTGACATCATACTCATTGTAA